Proteins from a single region of Procambarus clarkii isolate CNS0578487 chromosome 32, FALCON_Pclarkii_2.0, whole genome shotgun sequence:
- the LOC138370532 gene encoding uncharacterized PPE family protein PPE24-like encodes MRGSRTLPTYLLPSRTLPTCLLPSRTLPTYLLPSRTLPTYLLLSRTLPTYLLPSRTLPTYLLLSRTLPTYLLPSRTLPTYLLPSRTLPTCLLPSRTLPTYLLPSRTLPTYLLPSRTLPTCLLPSRTLPTYLLLSRTLPTCLLPSRTLPTYLLLSRTLPTYLLLSRTLPTYLLPSRTLPTYLLPSRTLPTYLLLSRTLPTYLLPSRTLPTCLLPSRTLPTYLLPSRTLPTYLLPSRTLPTYLLLSRTLPTYLLLSRTLPTYLLPSRTLPTATAAL; translated from the coding sequence ATGAGGGGCTCTAGGACGCTGCCCACCTACCTGCTGCCCTCTAGGACGCTGCCCACCTGCCTGCTGCCCTCTAGGACGCTGCCCACCTACCTACTGCCCTCTAGGACGCTGCCCACCTACCTGCTGCTCTCTAGGACGCTGCCCACCTACCTGCTGCCATCTAGGACGCTGCCCACCTACCTGCTGCTCTCTAGGACGCTGCCCACCTACCTGCTGCCCTCTAGGACGCTGCCCACCTACCTGCTGCCCTCTAGGACGCTGCCCACCTGCCTGCTGCCCTCTAGGACGCTGCCCACCTACCTGCTGCCCTCTAGGACGCTGCCCACCTACCTGCTTCCCTCTAGGACGCTGCCCACCTGCCTGCTGCCCTCTAGGACGCTGCCCACCTACCTGCTGCTCTCTAGGACGTTGCCCACCTGCCTGCTGCCCTCTAGGACGCTGCCCACCTACCTGCTGCTCTCTAGGACGCTGCCCACCTACCTGCTGCTCTCTAGGACGCTGCCCACGTACCTGCTGCCCTCTAGGACGCTGCCCACCTACCTGCTGCCCTCTAGGACGCTGCCCACCTACCTGCTGCTCTCTAGGACGCTGCCCACCTACCTGCTGCCCTCTAGGACGCTGCCCACCTGCCTGCTGCCCTCTAGGACGCTGCCCACCTACCTGCTGCCCTCTAGGACGCTGCCCACCTACCTGCTTCCCTCTAGGACGCTGCCCACCTACCTGCTGCTCTCTAGGACGCTGCCCACCTACCTGCTGCTCTCTAGGACGCTGCCCACCTACCTGCTGCCCTCTAGGACGCTGCCCACCGCTACTGCTGCCCTCTAG